A region from the uncultured Holophaga sp. genome encodes:
- a CDS encoding UDP-N-acetylglucosamine--N-acetylmuramyl-(pentapeptide) pyrophosphoryl-undecaprenol N-acetylglucosamine transferase, translating to MSEPDFQDALVFTGGGTGGHYYPAIALAEEARVRWPERPVAFVGARRGIEARQLPQSPWPHVLLDVEGFLGRSPLRVLKSVLKLWRAHRFLVRVWKQARPAAVIGTGGYASAPALLAARSLKIPYYIHESNAAPGALVRHLAGGARRVWCGMEAVQRCLPGAACRVVGTPVRASFLRDFQPLETLRPPFRLLVLGGSGGARALNLALLELGQGLLETHPDWEILHQAGPTQMEALQGRPRHPRHTLVPFLEGMDGVMEGSSLLISRSGASTCAELIACGRPAILVPLPTSAGDHQRMNARAMAAEGRAEVVEEGEAFVLRLAESVGQLMADPAARKALSRPLGNAAVKLCIDDLAL from the coding sequence ATGAGCGAGCCTGATTTCCAAGATGCCCTGGTCTTTACGGGGGGTGGCACGGGGGGACACTACTACCCTGCCATCGCCTTGGCGGAGGAGGCCAGGGTTCGCTGGCCGGAGCGCCCCGTCGCCTTCGTGGGCGCCCGGCGGGGTATCGAGGCCCGCCAGTTGCCCCAGTCCCCCTGGCCCCATGTCCTGCTGGATGTCGAGGGCTTCCTGGGCCGCTCCCCGTTGCGGGTCCTGAAGTCCGTGCTCAAGCTCTGGAGGGCCCACCGTTTTCTGGTGCGGGTCTGGAAGCAGGCCCGTCCCGCTGCCGTCATCGGCACTGGGGGCTATGCCAGCGCCCCGGCTCTGCTGGCGGCCCGGTCCCTGAAAATCCCCTACTACATCCATGAGTCCAACGCGGCTCCGGGCGCCCTGGTCCGTCATCTGGCCGGGGGTGCCCGCCGGGTCTGGTGCGGCATGGAGGCGGTGCAGAGGTGCCTGCCCGGGGCGGCCTGCCGGGTGGTCGGCACCCCCGTCCGGGCGAGCTTCCTGCGGGACTTCCAACCCCTGGAGACCCTGCGGCCACCCTTCAGGCTCCTGGTGCTGGGGGGCAGCGGCGGAGCCCGGGCCCTCAATCTGGCCCTGCTGGAACTCGGGCAGGGACTCCTGGAGACCCACCCGGACTGGGAGATCCTGCACCAGGCCGGTCCCACCCAAATGGAGGCCCTCCAGGGCCGCCCACGCCACCCCCGGCACACCCTGGTGCCCTTCCTGGAAGGCATGGACGGAGTCATGGAAGGCAGTAGCCTCCTGATCTCCCGCTCCGGGGCGAGCACCTGCGCCGAGCTGATCGCCTGCGGCCGCCCTGCCATCCTGGTGCCCCTGCCCACCAGTGCCGGGGACCATCAGCGGATGAACGCCCGGGCCATGGCCGCCGAAGGCCGGGCTGAGGTGGTGGAGGAAGGGGAGGCCTTTGTCCTCAGGCTGGCCGAGAGCGTGGGGCAACTGATGGCGGATCCTGCCGCGCGAAAGGCCCTCTCCCGTCCCCTTGGGAACGCGGCCGTCAAGCTTTGCATCGATGACTTAGCTCTGTAG
- the nuoE gene encoding NADH-quinone oxidoreductase subunit NuoE, whose protein sequence is MTGIDKGHAGEPHVHRGEGCECLASELAKAEVILADMAPVQEGDLIPLLQRLQDAYGYLPKEILAEVSERTCIPLSRMYGVITFYTQFSTTPRGRHTIRCCTGTACHVRGAKGVAEAMLHEIDVEVGGTTTDGRFTFENVACLGTCFLAPVVMVDDEYYGQLTPAKARALVKNYA, encoded by the coding sequence ATGACTGGAATCGACAAGGGGCATGCCGGCGAGCCGCATGTCCATCGGGGGGAGGGCTGTGAGTGCCTCGCGTCTGAACTGGCGAAGGCAGAGGTGATCCTGGCCGACATGGCCCCGGTGCAGGAAGGGGACCTGATCCCCCTGTTGCAGCGGCTGCAGGATGCCTATGGCTACCTCCCGAAGGAGATCCTGGCGGAGGTGAGCGAGCGTACCTGCATCCCCCTCAGCCGGATGTACGGGGTCATCACCTTCTATACCCAGTTCTCCACCACGCCCCGCGGGCGCCACACCATCCGCTGCTGCACCGGCACCGCCTGCCACGTGCGCGGCGCGAAGGGGGTGGCCGAAGCCATGCTCCATGAGATCGATGTGGAGGTGGGCGGGACCACCACCGATGGCCGCTTCACCTTCGAGAATGTGGCCTGCCTGGGCACCTGCTTCCTGGCGCCCGTGGTCATGGTGGATGACGAGTACTACGGCCAGTTGACCCCAGCCAAGGCCCGGGCCCTGGTCAAGAACTACGCCTGA
- a CDS encoding NADH-quinone oxidoreductase subunit NuoF, producing the protein MSESRIKDAQELCSVQEQALADSGRYRARVMVCSTGCRALGSDLISKAFQEKLAASGLDSEVAVLETGCHGQCSRAPLILIDPYDFLYGPVKPEDVEEIIQTTLIEGKPVERLCEEKDGKVHATRGEIPFFHGQVREVMKDCGRIDPKRLDQALAAGSYQAAAKALTTMSPDQVIAEVLGAGLKGRGGGGFPAGMKWQFCRNAAGTEKYLICNSDEGDPGAFMDRALLEGVPHQVIEGMIIAAYAIGASKGFVYVRAEYPIAVEHLDIALKAARERGLLGSDILGSGFDFDIELRMGAGAFVCGEETALIASLEGQRGTPRPRPPFPAQSGYNRKPTIINNVETLANVPRIIAQGKEVFASVGTEGGKGTKIFALAGKVRNTGLVEVPMGMTLREIVFNVGGGVVDDRPFKAAQMGGPSGGCVPAEHLDLAIDYDTVKSVGAIVGSGGLIVMDDSTCMVDMARFFMEFVQEESCGKCPPCRVGTRHLKDMLERICNGHGKESDLEEMEQLGREIIAGSQCGLGQTAPNPVLSTIRHFRAEYEAHIRDKRCPAKVCQGLYQLVIDADKCIGCGICAKNCPTAAISGEKRKPHVINQEACVKCGVCNEKCPYAAISKV; encoded by the coding sequence ATGTCCGAATCACGCATCAAGGATGCCCAGGAGCTCTGCAGCGTCCAGGAGCAGGCCCTGGCCGACAGCGGCCGCTACCGTGCCCGGGTCATGGTCTGCAGCACCGGCTGCCGGGCCCTGGGTTCCGACCTCATCAGCAAGGCCTTCCAGGAGAAGCTGGCGGCCTCCGGCCTCGACAGCGAGGTGGCGGTCCTGGAGACGGGCTGTCACGGCCAGTGTTCCCGCGCTCCCCTCATCCTCATCGACCCCTACGACTTCCTCTACGGTCCAGTGAAGCCCGAGGATGTCGAGGAGATCATCCAGACCACCCTCATCGAGGGCAAGCCCGTGGAGCGGCTCTGTGAGGAGAAAGACGGGAAGGTCCATGCCACCCGCGGCGAGATCCCCTTCTTCCACGGGCAGGTCCGCGAAGTCATGAAGGACTGCGGCCGGATCGATCCCAAGCGTCTGGACCAGGCCCTGGCGGCCGGAAGCTACCAGGCCGCGGCCAAGGCCCTCACGACCATGAGCCCTGATCAGGTCATCGCCGAGGTCCTGGGTGCCGGACTCAAGGGGCGCGGCGGTGGTGGCTTCCCCGCCGGGATGAAGTGGCAGTTCTGCCGCAACGCCGCAGGGACCGAGAAATACCTGATCTGCAACTCCGATGAGGGCGACCCCGGAGCCTTCATGGACCGCGCCCTCCTGGAGGGCGTGCCCCACCAGGTCATCGAGGGCATGATCATCGCGGCGTACGCCATCGGGGCCAGCAAGGGCTTCGTCTACGTCCGGGCCGAGTACCCCATCGCCGTGGAGCACCTGGACATCGCCCTCAAGGCCGCCCGGGAGCGCGGGCTCCTGGGTTCCGACATCCTGGGTTCGGGCTTCGACTTCGACATCGAGCTCCGCATGGGGGCCGGTGCCTTCGTCTGCGGCGAGGAGACGGCCCTCATCGCCTCCCTGGAGGGCCAGCGCGGCACCCCCCGTCCCCGTCCCCCCTTCCCGGCGCAGAGCGGCTACAATCGCAAGCCGACCATCATCAACAACGTGGAGACCCTGGCCAACGTCCCCCGCATCATCGCCCAGGGCAAGGAGGTCTTCGCCTCCGTGGGCACCGAGGGCGGCAAGGGAACCAAGATCTTCGCCCTGGCGGGCAAGGTCCGGAATACGGGCCTGGTGGAAGTGCCCATGGGCATGACCCTGCGGGAGATCGTCTTCAACGTGGGGGGCGGCGTGGTGGATGACCGGCCCTTCAAGGCGGCCCAGATGGGCGGGCCCTCCGGGGGCTGCGTTCCCGCTGAGCACCTGGACCTGGCCATCGACTACGACACCGTCAAGTCCGTGGGCGCCATTGTCGGCTCCGGAGGCCTCATCGTCATGGACGACAGCACCTGCATGGTGGACATGGCCCGCTTCTTCATGGAGTTCGTCCAGGAGGAGTCCTGCGGCAAGTGTCCCCCCTGCCGGGTGGGCACCCGCCACCTCAAGGACATGCTGGAGCGCATCTGCAACGGCCACGGCAAGGAGAGCGATCTGGAGGAGATGGAGCAGCTGGGCCGGGAGATCATTGCCGGCTCCCAGTGCGGTCTCGGCCAGACGGCACCCAACCCCGTCCTCTCGACCATCCGCCACTTCCGCGCCGAGTACGAGGCCCATATCCGCGACAAGCGCTGTCCGGCGAAGGTCTGCCAGGGGCTCTACCAGCTGGTGATCGACGCAGACAAGTGCATCGGATGCGGCATCTGCGCCAAGAACTGCCCCACCGCGGCCATCTCCGGTGAGAAACGCAAGCCTCATGTGATTAACCAGGAAGCCTGCGTCAAGTGCGGTGTCTGCAACGAGAAGTGCCCCTATGCGGCCATCTCCAAGGTCTGA
- a CDS encoding OFA family MFS transporter codes for MTDPQSRKNHRWLIPVMGTLLQLALGTEYAWSYFQKPIMASNHWTNSQAAWAFGLAILSVGFAAAWAGMKLPKYGPRYLAMVGGLLFGAGYLIASYALKLHSLPLFYLGYGLVGGCGLGLGYVVPVATAAKWFPEHKGAITGMVVMGFGLGALVMSKLLAPALMAWTGRNLVQVFASIGVIMLVVAPLAGFFMVNPPSAGKVAGAVEEVSGVREALLSGRYIKMWVLFFLNINAGIMFIGFQSPLLQDLLKRSMDPATLMRPAVIAGLAASGATLIAISSIFNGVGRFLWGGLSDRIGRTRTFRWILGSQCVAFIVLLFVNNPIVFSILVCYVILCYGGGFGSMPGYVGEVFGAERMPVLYGTILTAWGLAGVTGPQVVAFLKDHMPAKAAGFTFVTGAAMLLVGVLITLFLNDGKFVSQEVGSLQVADETGVSLG; via the coding sequence ATGACCGATCCGCAGTCCCGCAAGAATCACCGATGGCTCATTCCTGTCATGGGTACCCTTCTCCAGTTGGCCCTGGGGACGGAATACGCCTGGAGCTACTTCCAGAAGCCGATCATGGCCTCCAACCACTGGACCAACAGCCAAGCCGCCTGGGCCTTCGGCTTGGCCATCCTCTCTGTCGGTTTCGCCGCCGCCTGGGCTGGAATGAAGCTTCCCAAGTATGGCCCTCGATATCTGGCCATGGTGGGGGGACTGCTCTTCGGTGCCGGGTACCTCATCGCCTCCTACGCCCTGAAGCTCCACTCCCTGCCGCTCTTCTACCTCGGGTACGGCTTGGTGGGCGGTTGCGGGCTCGGTTTAGGCTACGTCGTCCCGGTGGCCACCGCTGCCAAGTGGTTCCCCGAGCACAAGGGTGCCATCACGGGCATGGTGGTCATGGGTTTCGGGCTCGGTGCCCTGGTCATGTCCAAGCTCCTGGCGCCTGCGCTCATGGCCTGGACGGGGAGGAATCTGGTGCAGGTCTTCGCCAGCATCGGGGTGATCATGCTGGTGGTGGCCCCGCTGGCGGGCTTCTTCATGGTCAATCCACCCTCCGCCGGGAAGGTGGCGGGCGCCGTGGAGGAGGTCTCCGGTGTCCGGGAGGCCCTTCTTTCGGGCCGCTACATCAAGATGTGGGTGCTCTTCTTCCTGAACATCAATGCCGGGATCATGTTCATCGGCTTCCAGTCCCCCCTCCTCCAGGATCTCCTGAAGCGCTCGATGGATCCTGCGACCCTCATGAGGCCCGCCGTGATCGCCGGACTGGCGGCGTCGGGTGCGACGCTGATCGCCATCAGTTCCATCTTCAATGGCGTCGGTCGCTTCCTGTGGGGTGGCCTGTCGGACCGGATCGGGCGCACGCGGACCTTCCGCTGGATTCTGGGTTCCCAGTGCGTGGCCTTCATCGTCCTGCTCTTCGTGAACAACCCCATCGTCTTCTCGATCCTGGTCTGCTACGTCATCCTCTGCTATGGCGGCGGCTTCGGCAGCATGCCCGGCTATGTCGGTGAGGTCTTCGGCGCCGAGCGCATGCCCGTCCTCTACGGCACCATCCTCACCGCCTGGGGGCTGGCCGGGGTGACCGGACCGCAGGTCGTGGCCTTCCTCAAGGATCACATGCCCGCCAAGGCCGCTGGCTTCACCTTCGTCACGGGTGCGGCCATGCTCCTGGTGGGGGTGCTGATCACCCTTTTTCTGAACGATGGGAAGTTCGTTTCCCAGGAGGTCGGCAGCCTGCAGGTGGCTGACGAAACAGGTGTCTCCCTGGGGTAG